Sequence from the uncultured Draconibacterium sp. genome:
AAACGGCTCCATATGTCTTCCGGATTTTGCCTGTGCCAGCGAGAAAAAGTTCAGGTGCTCGCGAGTACTTTCGTCTTTGGTAGAAAAGCTAAGCGTTTCTTTTGCTTTACCTGCATTTACCAGAGCCGGGCCAATGGTTTCCTGATCGTCGAGAAAGGTTCCGATACGCACACCCATTGCACGCGATATTTTAATTAGCACACCTAACGAAGGAACATTTCCCTCGTCTTCAATCAGCTGTAACTGGGCCTCATCCAAATTAGCCTGTATTGCCAAATCACCGCGCGAGAGTTGCCTGAACTCACGAAACTCCTTGATCTTATTACCAATCTTTTTCCGGTTTTTCATCTCATTAAAATTGTTCGTTTCATTTATATTCGATGTAACTCCCGATGAATTTGAATTCTTCTTGTTTGTGAATTTGAAGAATAAAAATTCATGCTCGTTTCATACGATTAAAATTGTTTAATTTAATAGGTTATCGTATGGAACTCGCACATTTTTAATTATCCTTTTAGGTGTAATTAGTCTACATGCTCGTTTCATCTTATTTACTTTTTTACTTTATCTTGTATTAGATGCCTGTCTGTCGGCAGCTATGGAACTCACCCCGATTTACCGAGACTTGTTTCATAAGACATTTGATTACGGTGTAAAAATAACAGTTTGGATGAAATGTAAAAATGACGCCAATTAGTATTTTGCGTTCTATGCCATTTTGAAACTAATGTTGCACAACAGCATTACTCCCCGGTATAAGAAAAAACATTCATGATTCCCGGGAATTATCAACAGGAATGAAAGTAAAGTCTGTTAACAGCATTTCATAAAAATGGCCAGGTTACAAGGCGCACATAACGATTGTGCGTTGAACAGCTTACTGATTGCGCCTTTAAATTACCGCACATCAACCCCGGGTTTCACCCGAGGTTAGTCACATTTTATCCCTTCGGGATAATATTGAGCTGAATTACAAAGTTAAGACGAGTTTATTGACCTGCATTGTAGCAATTGCAAGTTTTTATGACGCTGGAAGCGTCGAATGTGAATAACCCGGTGCGTAGCGCCGGGATGAAATGACCAAAGGGAAATCGTCCGACAAAGAAAGCAGATCGAAGCCAGATGGTTCTCCCGGACGAAACTCAAACGGCAATACACATAAAAAGATGGGGACTTTCAAAAAAAAAGGTGCCCAAACGAGCACCTTTCTGTGTATTTTATTTTTGCTTTTGCAAATATTTCAATGTTTCACTTCAGGATTAGCTGATCCATTTTATGAATCGGAAATCCTGGCGGTGTGGCAATTCCGGATGTTTGGCATACAAACGGAAACTGTATGAGAACGATCCCGGATGGTCGGGTAAAATGGCATGCTTATAACAGCAAGTTGTGCCCTCGCATTTATCAGGATGGAATTCAACTGTATCAACAATTTTTTCCTGTCCGTCTCTATTTTCAGCAATTAATAATTCCACTCCAACTTCCTCAGGTTTTAAGCCTTTTAAGTCAACCGATACTTTAACCGGATACTTATCACCCATTACCATTGTGTGCGCAATACCGTCGATGATTTCAATGTTTTTCACCTCAACACCATCCCATTTTGCAGCCATTTTGGCTTTCCAGGCAGCAATTTCTTTAGCCAGTTTAAAACCATCTGCATTCACACGTTGAGAACGCTCAAACTGCGGATTGTAGTAACGATCCTGGTAGTCGCGCATCATTCGTGAAGTGGTAAAGTTTGGCGAAACATTTGCAATGGTATTTTTCACATATCCCACCCATTTTTCAGGAATATCGTACTGGTTGCGGCCATAATAAGCAGGCACAACTTCTTCTTCCAGAATATTGTAAATGGTTTCAGCATCCAGCTCATCCTGGAAATCCTGTACATCGTAAGCACGCTCGGCAGGCAATGCCCAACCGGCATCTTTCTGATAACCTTCAACCCACCAGCCATCAAGAACTGAGAAGTGAAGCGTTCCGTTCATAACTCCTTTTTCGCCACTGGTTCCCGAAGCTTCCAACGGACGGGTTGGCGTATTCATCCAAACGTCAACACCCTGCAACAGCATTTTTGCCAGGTTCATATCGTAGTTCTGAACAAAAAGAATTTTACCACGGAACTCAGGACGTTTAGATACTTCTACAATATGTTTTATCAAATCCTGCCCAGCCTTATCGGCCGGGTGAGCTTTACCGGCAAAGATAAATTGTACCGGACGCTCAGGATTATTTACAATTTTCGCTAAGCGGTCGAGATTACGGAACAACAAGTGCGCACGTTTGTAGGTAGCAAACCTGCGTGCAAAACCAATTGTTAAGGTATTCGGATTCAGTTTCCCGAGGATCTCGCTGATCAACTTCGGATTCTCGGAACGTTTAACCCAGTTATCCGAGAAACGATCTTTAATGTAATTAATCAGTTTTTGACGCAATTTTTTACGCAGTTCCCAGATCTCGAAATCCGGAACGTTGTAAATATTCTTCCACACATCAAAATTCAATTGATTGGTAGGGAATTCTTCACCAAAATATTTTTTATGAATGTCTTTCCATTCCTGTGCTGCCCAGGTTGGGTAGTGAACACCGTTGGTTACATAACCAATCTCCAGCTCTTCCTCGAGGTAACCCTGGAACAAATGTTTTAGCACAGCCTTACTTACTTCGCCGTGCAACATACTAACGCCGTTAATTCCCTGCGACAGGTTGCTGGCAAGGTAACTCATATTAAAATGGTCTTCTTCAGCCCTGGCCTTACCTAACATCTCAAAGTCGTCCCAGGTCAGTCCAATCTTTTCGGGGAAGAAATTCATATAATGACGGAACATATCTTTATGGAAAGAATCGTGCCCTGCCGGAACCGGCGTGTGTGTTGTAAACACTGTTGATGCATTAACAACTTCTTTAGCCTCGGCATAACTAAGTTTCTGTTCAGCCATCAGGTTGGCAATACGCTGTATTCCTATAAACGCTGCGTGCCCTTCATTACAGTGGTAAATATCTGAATCTACGCCCAGCTTTTTTAATGCCTGAATACCACCCAAACCAAGTAACATCTCCTGTTTCAGGCGGTTTTCGTTGTCGCCACCGTATAAATGATGGGTTACAAAACGGTCGGCATCGTTATTTTCATGATGGTCGGCATCAAGCAAATACAATTTTACCGAACCAATGTTGGTTTGCCAAACACGTCCGATCAATGTCCGTCCCGGGTATTGCACTTCAACACGCACCCATTCGCCATTTTTATCCAATGCCGGCTGAACAGGGATTTTCGAGAATTGCTGTGCATCGTAAACAGCCATTTGCTCACCGTGTAAATTCAGTGTTTGTTTAAAATATCCGTAGCGATACAACAAACCTACGGCAACCAGTTTTACTTTCATATCGCTGGCTTCCTTCAGGTAGTCGCCGGCCAAAATACCCAAACCTCCCGAGAATATTTTTAAGCTATCGTGCAAACCGTACTCCATACTAAAATACGAGATTCCGGGGCCTGCAAGCTCTTTACGATCATCAAGATATTGGTTAAACTTTGCATTTACTTCGTGCATTCGGGCTACGAACATTTCATCGCTTTCCAGCTCTTTAAAACGGTTGTAGCTCACCTGGTCGAGCAAAACTATCGGGTTGTGGGCGCATTCTTCCCAAATTTCCGCATCTATCTGCTGAAATAATTCGCGTGCTTCAGAGTTCCAAACCCACCAAAGGTTTTTTGAAAGCTCGCGCAGTGGTGAAAGACTTTCAGGAACGTTAGATTCTACAATAATCCTTTTCCATACCGGCTCTCCCACAACCGGATTCTTTATAAATTTTTTCTCTTCCATTTTCTTCTCATTTTATTAATTACTAACTATACCCAGTGGGCAAGCCTATCGTTCTAACTCACTTAGAACGAGCAGCAAAATTAGATTATCATTTCAACAAATTGTTTGTTCTACAATTATCGTTAAGTGAATTTAATGTTAGCGACAAATCGTCTATTTCTTTTTTCCCAAAGCCGTTTTTTGCTTTTTCGTTTTTTGCAAACGGCGCAAATCGGCTTCCATTCTCTTAATTTTTTCTTCTTTTTCTTCGAGCAAACGATGAAGCGAAGCAATTTCATTCTCCACTTCACTTTCCGGAACATGCGCATTTAATCGGATTTTAAAATCGCTCAGCACATTCATATAATTGATAAAGGCCTCGTATGGCGAATCGAAATGACTGTAGGATTTATGCAGATTACCGCCGGCAAAAAACTTGGTCGACATATAAAAGAAATGATCGCTCGCCTGCAGGTAATTCCAATCCTTCTGAAGAACACTGTCGGTACACCGGGCCATTTGTTCTTTCATGGCATACAATTTTTCAAAGGCCTCTTTTTGCATCTCGTTCCCCAACCAGGCACTGAGATCGCGCTCTTCGTCGGACCAGGAGATTGGATGTGGAACACTAACAACAGAAATCGGCTGAAGTTCACTAACAGCCTCCGAAGGAGTTGAAAATTTTAGCTTATCGCTTTTAACGATCTGTTCAGCCAACGCATTTAAGAAATCGAATATCCCGGCTTCTTTTGGCTGTCGGGTTCCAAACGAATCGTAACCCATGAACAAGTTTATTACCTCTTCTTTTTCACCAACTTTTTCGAGCCAGCTCACATACTTTTCGGCTGTTAAGGGGTATTTATCCCAGTTTTTGTCTGAGAACCGAAATCCAATGTCGTCGCTCAGTTTGTAGTTGCGCATTAACACTTTTAGCCGCGGATTAATGGCGTTTACATACAGAAAATCAGGACTTTTCCATCCCAGCACGTGTTTGGCTCCTTCGGTTAACATGGCCGAATAACCCAATTTGGCCACTTTCTCGCCAATTTCGTCGGAGTAGATCATTTCCGTATTTCGGAAAACACGCGGTTTCTGTCCGAATAACCTGAAGATCTGATCATCGTGCTTTTTAACCTCATCGGTAAAAGCATGTATATCTTTTAACGAACTTAATGAATGCGAATAGGTTTCGGCCAAAAATTCAACACAACCGGTTTTTGCCAGCTTCTGAAACGACTCAATAACATCGGGCGCATAAAGCTCAAACTGTTCCAGTGCCACGCCGGTTATCGAAAAAGCCACCTTAAACTTATCACCCAGTTTTTTAGCCAGTTCCAGCAACAATTTATTGGCCGGCAAATAACTTTTGTCGGCTATATTTCGAATTATGCTTTCGTTTGAATAATCGTCGTAATAGTAATGGTCGTTTCCGATATCGAAAAAACGGTAACGCCGGTGCCTGAACGGTTGATGTATTTGAAAAAACAAACAAATTGACTTCATAATAACTGGGTTAATTTTCTTGCAAGGTACTCTCGTATACTTTTCTCACTTCGCGGGCCGAGTGTGTCCATTTTAATTCATCCACCTCTGTTTTTCCGGCACTTTTAAAATGCTGGGCCAAAGAGGAATAATTCAATACGCCATAAATAGAATCGGCCATTGCATAGGTATCCCAAAAATCGATTTTTATGGCATGTTTTAAAATTTCCGATACGCCCGACTGATTGGATATTATTACCGGAACATTTAACTGCATGGCTTCAAGCGGCACAATTCCGAAAGGTTCCGATACCGACGGCATAACAAACACATCAGTCATGCTAAAAAGATCGTTTACATCGCTCCCCTTCAGG
This genomic interval carries:
- the glgP gene encoding alpha-glucan family phosphorylase; the protein is MEEKKFIKNPVVGEPVWKRIIVESNVPESLSPLRELSKNLWWVWNSEARELFQQIDAEIWEECAHNPIVLLDQVSYNRFKELESDEMFVARMHEVNAKFNQYLDDRKELAGPGISYFSMEYGLHDSLKIFSGGLGILAGDYLKEASDMKVKLVAVGLLYRYGYFKQTLNLHGEQMAVYDAQQFSKIPVQPALDKNGEWVRVEVQYPGRTLIGRVWQTNIGSVKLYLLDADHHENNDADRFVTHHLYGGDNENRLKQEMLLGLGGIQALKKLGVDSDIYHCNEGHAAFIGIQRIANLMAEQKLSYAEAKEVVNASTVFTTHTPVPAGHDSFHKDMFRHYMNFFPEKIGLTWDDFEMLGKARAEEDHFNMSYLASNLSQGINGVSMLHGEVSKAVLKHLFQGYLEEELEIGYVTNGVHYPTWAAQEWKDIHKKYFGEEFPTNQLNFDVWKNIYNVPDFEIWELRKKLRQKLINYIKDRFSDNWVKRSENPKLISEILGKLNPNTLTIGFARRFATYKRAHLLFRNLDRLAKIVNNPERPVQFIFAGKAHPADKAGQDLIKHIVEVSKRPEFRGKILFVQNYDMNLAKMLLQGVDVWMNTPTRPLEASGTSGEKGVMNGTLHFSVLDGWWVEGYQKDAGWALPAERAYDVQDFQDELDAETIYNILEEEVVPAYYGRNQYDIPEKWVGYVKNTIANVSPNFTTSRMMRDYQDRYYNPQFERSQRVNADGFKLAKEIAAWKAKMAAKWDGVEVKNIEIIDGIAHTMVMGDKYPVKVSVDLKGLKPEEVGVELLIAENRDGQEKIVDTVEFHPDKCEGTTCCYKHAILPDHPGSFSYSFRLYAKHPELPHRQDFRFIKWIS
- a CDS encoding glycoside hydrolase family 57 protein; translation: MKSICLFFQIHQPFRHRRYRFFDIGNDHYYYDDYSNESIIRNIADKSYLPANKLLLELAKKLGDKFKVAFSITGVALEQFELYAPDVIESFQKLAKTGCVEFLAETYSHSLSSLKDIHAFTDEVKKHDDQIFRLFGQKPRVFRNTEMIYSDEIGEKVAKLGYSAMLTEGAKHVLGWKSPDFLYVNAINPRLKVLMRNYKLSDDIGFRFSDKNWDKYPLTAEKYVSWLEKVGEKEEVINLFMGYDSFGTRQPKEAGIFDFLNALAEQIVKSDKLKFSTPSEAVSELQPISVVSVPHPISWSDEERDLSAWLGNEMQKEAFEKLYAMKEQMARCTDSVLQKDWNYLQASDHFFYMSTKFFAGGNLHKSYSHFDSPYEAFINYMNVLSDFKIRLNAHVPESEVENEIASLHRLLEEKEEKIKRMEADLRRLQKTKKQKTALGKKK
- a CDS encoding XRE family transcriptional regulator, whose translation is MKNRKKIGNKIKEFREFRQLSRGDLAIQANLDEAQLQLIEDEGNVPSLGVLIKISRAMGVRIGTFLDDQETIGPALVNAGKAKETLSFSTKDESTREHLNFFSLAQAKSGRHMEPFLVEIEPAEESDYKLSSHEGEEFIYVLEGSIEINYGKEVYLLQQGDTIYLDSVVAHNIHAAGDQAAKILAVVYTPV